The nucleotide sequence GCCGTGGGTGGAGGTGATCATGACGAGAGGATTGAACTAGGGGTCGAGAGGGCACTTGGCTGCCAACAAAAGAGGCACAAGAATACATGATTTCATAGGCGGCTGTAAAATTTTTAAAACATGAGTTTAAAGTTTAAACCAGATTAAAAGGTTTTTTGGGGACTTGTACGGGGCTCGCCCATGGATGTGATACTTGCAAAACGCTCTTGAGACTTATGTGTGGGGCTCAGTTTTATGAGGCTTATGCCCCAAGCGTCCTGCTATGCAGCCTAAACACGCCTAACGCTCAACACTCGGGGCTCGCCTGACTGTTCCTGAGTAAATCATGTGTTAAATTTTCTACTTTTACATAGTTGACCATCAAAATTTTTTAATAAATGAATGATAAAAAATTTATTCATCTATAGATATATGAAGATTGTGAATAAttcaaataaatatcatttgaacATTTCATTTGAAAGTAGATTAGTAAAATTTTACATTTTCACTTATTATTGGTATTCATGTCATAATTTGATTTCTCTCAAAATTATCAAACTTATTGTATTGTTATTTGAAAGCAATCTATGTTTATTCACAAAGGAGTAATATTTAGTATGTAAGACTAATAAAGTTTGATTATTCACTTTTAGGAAGGTAAAATAtgtaatttaataatatttttggtttttaattgtttgaaagttaagacGTTATAGGAGTAGTTAATTTGTCTCTCTTAATAACTTTAATACTATTGCATTATTTCTACTTTTTAAAATATGCTAgatattttgatttttgagtttctttacttcctttttatttatttatttttaaatattttaatgtactttctatatttttttaataagggTAACAAAACTGATCTCCCCATAAATTCTCACCCAAAACAAATATTCCTGAAACGTTTATATAATAAAGGCAAGAACCACATTATTCAATGCACTTTCCCTAAGAAACAATCTATCTGTCTCTCCATAACCAAAAAAAATGAAGCCTTTTTTCTTCCTTCTATTTCCTCTATTCTTCCTTTCCAAAATCACCTCAATTCACACTCTTCAAATTCCCTCAAAATCTTTATTACCATCACTTGATCAAACCACCCTAAATAAAAACTTAGACAATGACACAATTTACAAAATCTCAAAGCAACTATGTTGGAATTGCTTAGGAGAAGCAATTCAATTCTTGTTTCATCACAATTTAGTAAGAGCAACAAAAATGGAGTTACCATTAACATGGGattcaaatcttgaaaaatatgcAAAATGGTGGGCAAGTTCAAGAAAAGAAGATTGTAGACTAATGCATTCATTTCCAGAAAGTGATTTtaaattaggagaaaatattTATTGGGGTAGTGGTTCTACTTGGACTCCAACAGATGCTGTTAATGCTTGGGCTGAtgaacaaaaatattataattatgcATCTAATTCTTGTGTTGAAGGGCAACTTTGTGGACATTATACTCAAATTGTGTGGAAAAGTACAAGGAGAGTTGGATGTGCTAGAGTTATTTGTGATAGTGGTGATGTTTTTATGACTTGTAATTATTTTCCTCCTGGGAATTATATTGGTGAAAAACCATATTGACGTTAAATTGGAGTTTTATGGTTTTACATTTGGATTCAAATTGATAATCTCTAATACTATGACTCTTATTCTGATATTGTTATGTATAAATTCAAGTTGAAGGTCTATCAAAAATAACTTCTTTACATTCACAAGGTAGGAGTAAAATCTGCATACATATACTATCGTCCCAGACACCACTAGTAAAATTAattgagtatgttgttgttgtatatggtTAAGTATCAAGTCACATGGTTGATGGTacaattctttttctttcaaatattttgtgTTTAGAATCCACGGGTCCAACTATAACTTGAATGTGCGCGGTAAAAAGCTCATCTATGGAGGTTTTAGTGCTTCGtactaaagaaaaattatttaggGCTAGAACTCGAAACATTTGACTAATGGTAAAAGAacatccacacacacacacacacacacacacacacacacacacacacacacacacacacacacacacacacacacacacacacacacacacacacacacacacatatatatatatatatatatatatatatatatatatatatatatatatatatatatatatatatatatatatatatatatcactagCACTGATGATTAGAAGTTTttacttcaaattttttttttggaatccaTTTGATCACTTGCTACTTGCCAAACCATACTTTCAACTATAAACAAAAATATTATATGACTGATAAACCAACTAAGTTTAACCTTTCGTATTATTATATTGAGTTTAAATTACATACACAACGAATATAAAGAATTTTTTTACTATTAGGTCACCAAAAGAATATTTATAGGTAAGTCTTCTTAAAATATgagatttataattttaaaaataagacaaatTACCTGCTATTACAAGTAAATGTGACTTATGGTATAAAAAAATTCTTTACACTAatgatatatataacttaaacttcCCCGAAATATACAACAAATTTATATAGGAAAAGGGAGGAGGGGAATGAAGTCTTGTCTTCAAACTTTAGTTTAGTTTGACCCCAGCCATATGTTCCTAGTGTTTTAATgtttctcaaaataggatccttTGGAAATTAATATAATatacggaaaagggccaaaacttCCCCTGGAATATCGAAATTGGTACAAAAATGCCCTCCGTCCACCTATTCGAATAAAAATGCCCCTACCGTTATTTTTTTTAGCTCAACATCACCCTTATTACTAACAGAAAATTCTggggaaatttttttttttaattaatatccaTGTGTTACCGTTCCATTGGCCTAACTTAAACTTCAACTAAAATATAACTAAACTCACCCTTAACCCGTCCTAATATTGACCCACTCCGATTTTAAAacacaactctctctctctctctctctttgtgtCTTGTTGCTACTTGGGCGGAATTCACCGGCGGATCCGCCGGAAATAGCAACGTACACAGTAGCCTATCTCATTTGCAAATTATGAGTAAAAAATCCTTTTTTACTAGACTTAACACGGTAATCTAATCGAGAAAATTGAATCCATGATAACAatcaaaataagaaaacaaatacTAGTGAAGAAATTatctaaaaaaattattaactatTATTAGTACATCATATGAACCCAGTGTGTATGAAATGTGACAATTGCACAATACCCATTACACGGAGTAGAAAAACTTACATATTAATTGAATAAAtagtgaaataaataaataataaacataCACATCAcataaacaataaaaaaattgaaaaacatccTCAAATTTTCACAGAGGAATGACAAAAAATAGTGAAGAAACCGTTAAGAAGAATATGACAATTCCTTCCATTTTCCATATAAATGATTCTAATAGAGAACTCAGTTTTGAGTTTGCCTCATGAATAATAGTAGGCATACACTCGTAAGTAAATGCTCACTAAAATAAAATagcgaagagagagagagagagagagagagagagagctatgTTTTAAAATTGGGGTGGGTCAATATCTGGGCGGGTTACGGGTTGGAATTTATGTTAGGCCAATTGGACGGTGACACGtggatattaattaaatttcttttttttaatgaatTCTTTGTTAGTAATAAGGATAATGTTGAACCAAAAAATAACAGTAGGAGTATTTTTATTCAAATAGGTGGATGAAGGGCAATTTTATACTAATTCCAATACTTTAGGGACAATTATGACCCTTTTCCGTATAATATATCAATAATTTTGGAGGTAAAAAGAAGTGAAGAATGTTAACATTTGAAAGCAAAGTAGTTGACTGACAAATTGTTCACTAATGGAGCTGCAACCTTCTATCTTAGAGGTACAAGATTCCACTAGCTTCCTTCTTTATAAATTAAGGTGATTATGATGAGGAGAAAATAAACATGGATAAATCATCTATATATTTAAGGAAGAAATCGTTTAGCTCGCTAGTTTAAGTCATTATTATGGTCCAAGGAAAAATTTACATGCAAGTATAGTACAATTGATTGTAAATATGTAAAATACTAAGTTGAAAAATCTAGGCAATTATTCTGCTATGTACCAGTCGCTAGTGCATCCAAGATCTAGTTTGTCTTGTGATATTTGTCTTAGAGCTAAACAAACAATTACAAAATTCTTTCACCAATTCcaaacttcaaaattttcaatcTTGAGTCCATCGAATTGAACACCTCCCAACTCACACTAAAACTTCACATTTTTTTGGTGCgcatttaattaataattaatgaaTTTAAGGTTAACCCTACCTAAAGGTTTTTGTCAAAATTAATGCCAACATACAGAAAAGTCCAAAGATTAAGCAAGAGTTAAACGGAAAAAACAATAATGTCAGTTGATTATTAACTCATATCATCGTcgtaaataaaaattaaagataagtttaatatataaatataataacgATATTAAAAATTCTGTAACAAGACTAAAACCGATACCCAACTACAGTAGATATCATCTATATCGAGGATACGAACTACTCGAATAATTTTGATGGGCGTTGTCTTCATGGTGGTTTAGAATATATCAAGAATAATGCCTTCTTTAATCTACTTATTTGTCCCTATAAATATGTGTTATTAGTAATTAAGTTACTACAACTTCCTACAAACTAGCTTCTTGTTATATttcaaagaaagaagagaaaggttGAAAAATGGCTGAATCTTATGTTTACTATTCTAGGTTTTTCGTGATACTTAGCTTACTAGTCATTGCTTCAAACGGTGAGTCAAGAAAAGGGATTTAGGattatatattgatattatatatAAAGAAATTTTATACAATCACATTGTAATTTAACCAATTGTAACATGTCATTTCATATTAAAGCAAtaattttctttccattttttataTCATCACTTCATGAGCATCACAATAGTGATCCCCGCCTGCCCCTTTTGCCTAACCCATTCGTTCACAACTTCGCTACTATATCGAGGGTCGAGctaccaataacaacaacaaaaaattcaGTGTAATCTCACAAAGTAGAGTATGAGAATGGTAGAGTATGTTGGATGTGCGAACAAAATCCCACATTGGTAGCTGGAAAGATAGAGAGCATACATATAAGGTGTAGGAATCTCATAATGGTGTGAGACCTTTTGTACGGGTTTGGCCCAAAACAAACAATATCATACTATGTTAATAGTATTTTTAGGTTGGTTGAGCCCAACAgagtgtacgtagaccttactgCTATCCTGACCTCACTTTGTGGGATTATattatatttgttgttgttgtgttagcTCGACCCTCGAGATGGTGAAGAAGTTATGAACGGACGAGTTAAGCAAAAAGGGAAGGCGAGAGTCAAGCTAACACGCTCTTGAAATCCTATATTTTTACTTATCTTCAATGAGAATATAAAAATAACTGGCAATTTTGTTTCCCATTGTATTTtgctatttctttt is from Nicotiana tabacum cultivar K326 chromosome 18, ASM71507v2, whole genome shotgun sequence and encodes:
- the LOC107791665 gene encoding pathogenesis-related protein PR-1-like, giving the protein MKPFFFLLFPLFFLSKITSIHTLQIPSKSLLPSLDQTTLNKNLDNDTIYKISKQLCWNCLGEAIQFLFHHNLVRATKMELPLTWDSNLEKYAKWWASSRKEDCRLMHSFPESDFKLGENIYWGSGSTWTPTDAVNAWADEQKYYNYASNSCVEGQLCGHYTQIVWKSTRRVGCARVICDSGDVFMTCNYFPPGNYIGEKPY